Genomic window (Paenibacillus sp. PK3_47):
CTTCCGCCCGCGCCAGCGAAGCAGAACGAGCACGCCTCTTAACGCCTCATCCGCAATCATGCTGCAGTAAATACCGGTCAGCCCCCATCCCGCTTCAATCCCCAGCAGATAAGAGCCGCCTACGCCTACCAGCGACATGGAGAGGATGGAGATGGTCATCGTAAAGCGGGTATCGCCTATGGCATTGAGGGAGTTGCCCATGGCCATGTTGAGCATTTTACAGGGTTGCAGAAGCAGATTTAGTGCAAGCAGTGATATGCCTATCGACAGAATCTCCTGATCTGTGGTTAAGAATCCAAGCAGGATTCTGCCAAACAGGAACAGGATCAGCACATTGACACCGACAATCGCCAGCCCGATATAAAGAGTGCGGTAGGCGCCCCGGTACACATTACCCAGCTGCCGGGCACCGAAGAGATGGGCAATCTGAATCTGCCCTGCCATGGCAAGGGCAAAACCCAGAGCGAAACAGAATGATTCCAGCGTATTTAAATACGTCCTTGCTGCGAGCTCCTTGGCTCCCAGCATAGCCATGAACGAATACATCGCCAGCTGTGACAGCACCCAAGCCGAGGAGTTCAAACCCAGCGGCCAGCTGATCCGCAGAATTTCACCAAACAGCTTTTGGTTAAAGGCTTTAAAGTCAGGCAGTCTGATTTTACGCTCAAACGCTCCGCAGAACATATACAACAATACTATTACACCAAGCAGTCTGCTGATTACAGTAGATAGAGCAATACCGCCGAGTCCCATTTCCGGGAGTCCGAACATGCCGAAGATCAGAATATAATTCAGCAGGATATGAATTACATTCACAGCTACACCTGTGTACATAGGCCCCCGGGTATTACCGGTATTTCGGATCGCTGAGCTGAGCGAAGAAGACATGCCTACCAGAAACAGCCCGCCCCCGACATAGGTCAAGTAAATATGCGAAAGAGGAAGCAGATCTCCGGATACATTCAGCGCGAGTGCGATCGGATCAGAATAGAAAAACATCATAATGCTGACAGCAATACCGAGTAAGGTGCTAACTGAAACCCCCATGATTGCTATTGTGCGGGCATCTTCATGGCGTCCGGATCCAAGACGCTGCGCAATCAAAATACCGGCTCCGCCCGCAAAGGTAGTAAACAGTGTGATGAGCGCGTTGAACAGCTGGTTGGAGATCCCTACAACTGCAACAGCATCATCCGAAATCCGGCTGACCATGATGGTATCCACCGTACCAAGCAGCGTCTGCAGAAAAATCTCGATAAAAATCGGCCAGGCCAGCATCCATAAACCGAATTTACCTTTTCCAGGTTTCACTAAATGAACTTCTCCTCTCAGATGACTAGGTTTGCAGGATGGTTGAAAAGGCTATATACCTTCCCTTGCTAGAAGTAAATTATAGGTGATATACTCGGGGAAATGTAGCAATATCGAAACCTAAACTTTCATTAATCAAACCATAGTTCAGGAGGATGCTCCGCATGCATCTGCTTAATTTCTCCATGCCGCCTGTGCCTCATTACACTATCAGCGGAATCAATTACTGCGGCCCGGGCTACCGGCATTTGAACCGCCAGCATTTTAAATGGTTTGATCTGCTGGTTGTCCGTGAAGGCTGCCTGTACATCAATGAAGAAGACCGCAGCTTTGAGGTCAGGGCAGGCGAAGCACTAATTCTGCGTCCGGACTGTCATCATTATGGCACAGAGGACTGCCGGGAAGACACCTCCTACTACTGGCTTCATTTCCAGACTGTTGGGGGCTGGCACGAATCCTCCGCTCCAGCAGCCGCATCTGAAGACATCACTCCTGACGAAGATGAGACCGCCGAGACGTCTTCACCGATATGCTCGCATCAGGGAACATTCATTCAGTCCATTCCCCAGTACACCACGCTGCTGCAGCCGGCACGTATGGAAGAGCTGCTGGCACAGCTGGAACAGTTAAAAGCTACTGCTCATCTGAACAGTGTCCGCTTTAAGCAGCAGATGCTGTTCCAGGAAATTCTCCAGCAGCTGTCTGCCTCGATGAACCCGGAACGATCTGCTTCCCAATCCAAGGCATGTGCCGGACAGGCCGCTTCCTTCCTGCGGTCCCATTACCGTGAGGAGATTACTACTGCCATGCTGGGGGACAGCCTCAACTTTCATCCGGTCTACATTGCCCGCTGTATGAACAGGGAGTACGGCTGCTCGCCTATGGAGTATCTGCTGCGCTACCGCATAGAGCAGAGCAAGCTGCTGCTGATGCAGACCAGCTTCCCGATCTCGCGGATTGCTGAGGAGGTTGGCTTCAATCAGGCTCCTTATTTCAGCTCCAGCTTCATGAAGCTGGAGGGCATATCCCCGCGGCAGTACCGGCAGCGTTTTTCGTAAAGTCGCCAGCACTCTATACGCTAACAGCCCCTGCATTACCGGAGGATATTCCGGTCGTACAGAGGCTGTTTTAATCTATTCGCCATAAAGGCTAATTCTTCCGCTGCAGCTGCAGCGGTTCCGCCGCGTGTCCTGCGGTATTCACCCTATTTTAGGTAGCTTTTGTGTCCGCTTCTCTCTCCAGCGAAGCAAAATAAGCAATCTTATGCTCCACCTTCTCCGCAAAGCTCTGGAAGAACTTGATTTTTTCATCAATCTGAACCTTATGCTCCTGGAGCAGCTTCCGCTGCTCGGGCAGTGTGTCCAGACCTTCCTTGGACAGCGCAACGAACTGCTTGATCTCGGCAATCGGCATTCCCGTATCCTTCAGGCAGCGGATCAGCGAGAGCAGCTCCAGATCCTCGTCATGAAAGCAGCGGTTGCCGTGTGCATCTCTCGATACTACCGGAAGTACACCCTCCCGTTCGTAGTAACGCAGCGTATATTGGCTTAGCCCGGTTTTTTGTGATATGGTTTTTATGCTGTATCCCACAATAAAAGCTCCCTTCTCCTGTGTGGCTGCGGTTCCTTCTCTAAGGTAACACCATTTCCGCTCTATTAAAAGCGCTTTAAAAATCTGTTGACTTACACCTAACTCTAAGGGCTACACTTTAGACTATACTTACATCTGAGGAGTGAATTTCGAATGGTTAAAAGAATTAATGTCGCCAACGGCGCACTTGAGGTTGCTGAAATATCGCTGGGATGTATGCGGATTGCCGATTTGTCCTCCAAAGAGGCCGATGTGCACATCCATAGTGCAGTAGAGGCGGGAATAGATTTTTTCGATCATGCTGATATCTATGCTGCAGGCAAAGCTGAGGAAGTGTTCGGCGATGTTCTGGCTGCTAGTCCCGGGCTCCGTGACCAAGTGATGATCCAGACCAAATGCGGCATCCGCAACGGCTTTTTCGACTTCTCCAAGGAGCATATTGTACAGTCTGTAGAGAACAGCCTGAAGCGTCTGAAGACAGATTATGTAGATGTGCTGCTGCTGCACCGTCCCGATACTCTGATGGAGCCTGAGGAAGTTGCTGAAGCCTTTGAATATCTGGAGCAAAAAGGGATGGTCAAGCACTTCGGTGTCAGCAACCTGAATCCCCTGCAAATCGAACTGCTGAAGAAAAATGTAAAACAGCCCCTTCTTTTCAACCAGCTGCAGCTCAGCATTATGGTTACCGGCATGATTGATGCGGGCTTCAATGTGAATATGACGAACTCTGCTTCAGTTGTCCATGATGGAGGTATCCTGGAATACAGCCGTCTGCATGATATGACGATTCAGCCTTGGTCTCCATTCCAATACGGCTTTTTTGAAGGGGTCTTCCTGGGCAACGATAAATTTCCTGAATTGAACCAAGTAATCAACCGTATGGCTGAGGAAAAAAGTGTCGCTGATACCGCGATTGCCATCGCTTGGCTGCTCAGACATCCTGCACATATGCAGCCTATTGTGGGAACCACCAACACTCAGCGCCTGCTCGACATTGCCAAAGCTTCTGACATTACATTGACCCGTCAGGAATGGTATGAAATTTACCGTGCAGCGGGCAATAAGCTTCCTTAATCATTCTGGTTATATAAACAAGGGTACTCCTGAGGCGTTGATGGCTCATGGAGTACCCTTTTTTTCCACACCTGTAAGTCCTTCAATTTTTTGTCCTCTACCGCCGCTTATTAGAAACTTCATTGACATTTTTCATTCACTTCATTAGTTTATAGCTATCTGAAAATAGATGGGGGTTTGTATATGGGTCTACACCTCAAGGGGTTTATCTTGCCCCTGTTGGTTCTGCTGCCTAATCTTTTTTTATTATTTTTCCCCCCACATAACATTCCGGACAATCAGTCTCCTCCCCCCATAATCTTTACTATATTGGAGCGAACAGGCCAAGTTACCTGCTTTACACTGCCTATCCTTTTCGGTCAAAAGATTTCGCAGCAGCCTGTTAACATTTTAATAGGGTTAATGTTCATCTGTTTAATGATTTATTATCTGTGCTGGATTCGTTTTTTCTGGAGAGGTAGAGAATATGCGATATTGTTTCAACCGTTAGGCTTTATTCCGGTTCCAATGGCGTTATTTCCGGTCTTTTACTTTATGCTCCTGGCCGTATGGCTGAACGCTTTGCTTTTTGCTGTCCCCGCAGCCCTATTCGCAATCGGGCATTTTGCGGTAAGCTGGTACACTTATAGTAGTGTCAGGTAATTTCATTAGGAATAGCAAAGCAGGGTTACCATCCTATTAAGGAAGATAACCCTGCTTCAGTTATACCGGCGAGAGGACTCGAACCTCCACGGTTTCCCACTCGATTTTGAGTCGAGCGCGTCTGCCATTCCGCCACGCCGGCGTATTATATGGATGATACAAAAATCAATGGAGGCGCCACCCAGACTCGAACTGGGGATAAAGCTTTTGCAGAGCTTTGCCTTACCACTTGGCTATGGCGCCATAAATGGAGCGGACGACGGGAATCGAACCCGCGACCCTCGCCTTGGCAAGGCGATGCTCTACCGCTGAGCCACGTCCGCATAAAAAAATGGCTGGGGATATAGGATTTGAACCTATGCATGACGGAGTCAAAGTCCGTTGCCTTACCGCTTGGCTAATCCCCAATATTCTTTTTTTTGATAATAAAGGGGCGGCTGATGGGTCTCGAACCCACGAATGCCGGAACCACAATCCGGTGCGTTAACCCCTTCGCCACAGCCGCCATATTAACTTGTACTGCAATATTCCGAAACCACTTTTAAAGTAATGGGGCGGCCGATGGGTCTCGAACCCACGAATGCCGGAACCACAATCCGGTGCGTTAACCCCTTCGCCACGGCCGCCATATTAAGCTTTAAAATGTTTCATTGGCAGGGGCAGCAGGAATTGAACCCACACCAACGGTTTTGGAGACCGTTGTTCTACCTTTAAACTATGCCCCTAAAGATGGTGGAGGCTGATGGATTCGAACCACCGAACACGTACGTGAGCAGATTTACAGTCTGATGCGTTTGGCCACTTCGCTAAGCCTCCACAGATGGTGCCGGCGAGAGGACTTGAACCCCCAACCTACTGATTACAAGTCAGTTGCTCTACCAATTGAGCTACACCGGCATATTCTTTTGTAAATTACATGGTGGCGCGGGAGGGAATCGAACCCCCGACACAAGGATTTTCAGTCCTTTGCTCTACCGACTGAGCTACCGAGCCATATACATAATGTTAAGCCACTAAATGGCGGAACCGACGGGATTCGAACCCGCGATCTCCTGCGTGACAGGCAGGCATGTTAGGCCAACTACACCACGGTTCCAAGAAGAAAAGATATAAAGTAGTTCAATTGCGGGGGCAGGATTTGAACCTGCGGCCTTCGGGTTATGAGCCCGACGAGCTACCGGGCTGCTCCACCCCGCGTCAGTAAAAAATTTATTCATTTAAGAATTCATGGTGGAGGCTGAGGGGATCGAACCCCCGACCCTCTGCTTGTAAGGCAGATGCTCTCCCAGCTGAGCTAAGCCTCCATATAAAAGCAGCAACTCAATTATCTTACCATATCTCCGTTACAAAAGCAAGTCTTTTTTTAGAAGGAAAATAGTGACCCGTAGGGGATACTCTTCGCTGCGCTACGAGATTGCGATGTAATGCTCACGAAGCTTATGCTCCAACGAACCCTTTGGGATTCTCATCCCTAATTCAAAGAAGAAATGGTGACCCGTAGGGGATTCGAACCCCTGTTACCTCCGTGAAAGGGAGGTGTCTTAACCCCTTGAC
Coding sequences:
- a CDS encoding MerR family transcriptional regulator; amino-acid sequence: MGYSIKTISQKTGLSQYTLRYYEREGVLPVVSRDAHGNRCFHDEDLELLSLIRCLKDTGMPIAEIKQFVALSKEGLDTLPEQRKLLQEHKVQIDEKIKFFQSFAEKVEHKIAYFASLEREADTKAT
- a CDS encoding aldo/keto reductase, which encodes MVKRINVANGALEVAEISLGCMRIADLSSKEADVHIHSAVEAGIDFFDHADIYAAGKAEEVFGDVLAASPGLRDQVMIQTKCGIRNGFFDFSKEHIVQSVENSLKRLKTDYVDVLLLHRPDTLMEPEEVAEAFEYLEQKGMVKHFGVSNLNPLQIELLKKNVKQPLLFNQLQLSIMVTGMIDAGFNVNMTNSASVVHDGGILEYSRLHDMTIQPWSPFQYGFFEGVFLGNDKFPELNQVINRMAEEKSVADTAIAIAWLLRHPAHMQPIVGTTNTQRLLDIAKASDITLTRQEWYEIYRAAGNKLP
- a CDS encoding MATE family efflux transporter, with protein sequence MKPGKGKFGLWMLAWPIFIEIFLQTLLGTVDTIMVSRISDDAVAVVGISNQLFNALITLFTTFAGGAGILIAQRLGSGRHEDARTIAIMGVSVSTLLGIAVSIMMFFYSDPIALALNVSGDLLPLSHIYLTYVGGGLFLVGMSSSLSSAIRNTGNTRGPMYTGVAVNVIHILLNYILIFGMFGLPEMGLGGIALSTVISRLLGVIVLLYMFCGAFERKIRLPDFKAFNQKLFGEILRISWPLGLNSSAWVLSQLAMYSFMAMLGAKELAARTYLNTLESFCFALGFALAMAGQIQIAHLFGARQLGNVYRGAYRTLYIGLAIVGVNVLILFLFGRILLGFLTTDQEILSIGISLLALNLLLQPCKMLNMAMGNSLNAIGDTRFTMTISILSMSLVGVGGSYLLGIEAGWGLTGIYCSMIADEALRGVLVLLRWRGRKVLYAAEAKAASNTAAEVYSS
- a CDS encoding AraC family transcriptional regulator; its protein translation is MHLLNFSMPPVPHYTISGINYCGPGYRHLNRQHFKWFDLLVVREGCLYINEEDRSFEVRAGEALILRPDCHHYGTEDCREDTSYYWLHFQTVGGWHESSAPAAASEDITPDEDETAETSSPICSHQGTFIQSIPQYTTLLQPARMEELLAQLEQLKATAHLNSVRFKQQMLFQEILQQLSASMNPERSASQSKACAGQAASFLRSHYREEITTAMLGDSLNFHPVYIARCMNREYGCSPMEYLLRYRIEQSKLLLMQTSFPISRIAEEVGFNQAPYFSSSFMKLEGISPRQYRQRFS